Proteins encoded together in one Prevotella scopos JCM 17725 window:
- a CDS encoding HU family DNA-binding protein, whose amino-acid sequence MKIKLIERRKPGTKTGPGKFYASPVNVGKKTLRDVARDIAGRSSLTRGDIENVLANFMDCLPHYLRDGFSVQLGEFGTMRLTLSSEGAATEKAFKTETIKPRVTFTPGVELKAALRDNSYETVKETHLGAKPAPKTGGSEESLPA is encoded by the coding sequence ATGAAAATCAAATTGATTGAAAGAAGAAAGCCGGGTACAAAGACTGGACCGGGTAAGTTTTATGCAAGTCCTGTGAACGTGGGAAAGAAGACCTTGCGAGATGTTGCGCGCGACATTGCGGGGCGTTCTTCGTTGACCCGTGGTGACATTGAGAACGTGCTGGCGAACTTTATGGACTGTCTGCCTCATTATCTCCGTGATGGCTTTAGCGTGCAACTGGGAGAGTTTGGCACGATGCGCCTGACACTGTCAAGCGAGGGAGCTGCAACGGAAAAGGCTTTTAAGACCGAGACAATCAAGCCACGTGTAACGTTTACGCCGGGTGTAGAGCTGAAAGCTGCGCTGCGTGATAACTCGTATGAGACGGTGAAGGAAACTCACCTCGGTGCTAAGCCTGCACCTAAAACAGGGGGCAGCGAGGAGTCTTTGCCAGCCTAA
- a CDS encoding SusC/RagA family TonB-linked outer membrane protein: protein MQKIKFLRRIVCVLFLNLLCFGPLSLPISAQELNGAKVTLSMRDATIEDFANEVAKQTGLNVKFADEGVKALKGVTLDVRDQSVSSLLLNLANQFPLSYTVEGNTLTLAKKEIAQRKGGVRGQVTDNNGDPIIGAVIRVDGVNGGYVTDINGEYEIQTDLKEVHMNVSYIGYKTVTKTVKNGATANITLHEDSKEMQEVVVTGYQTKNKNSFTGSQVAVSRDQLMNVGTKNVLQSIASFVPGMVIADDNLKGSDPNKVAELNIRGRATFEGQANTPVYVVDGAQVSAEYVADMDMNDIETVTVLKDASASALYGAKASAGVIVITTKTLKGGKLKLNYSGTVRLSTPDLSDYNLLNARQKLEYERLAGLFTDTSPSTQYTLDKDYARIYNDIQRGVETDWLSKPLRNAISQSHSLSVDGGDDRAKYNLGIRYGKDAGVMKGSDRTRLSTNFRLSYNIAGKFFVSNSSTLSSVTSNVSPYGDFSDWVKMNPYENPYNTDGVLRSSLYHDLANPLYDASLGSYSKTNNFDFLNTTNIQLWFGEKIRLDGDFTVDRSKQDRRSFTSPFAYSEIRNKSADQRGSLSDNWVNTTTLQGKAMLSYNNYFFKKLFLTAMGGGSIESTSSDAATYTSIGFYSDKLGHPSFATAYAATRPSGSDTQTRGVGFFVNANTIWDNKYFLDLIYRYEGSSRFGKNQRFAPFWSVGGGWNIHNEKFMKGSPVSLLKLRASVGYLGNINFNPYQALTTYSYNSSYFYGKGTGATPITIGNPDLKWERTLSTNIGVDFTAFRGRVDLSADYYIKNTDNLLLDITKAPSVGVTTSRENIGEVQNSGFELRLRTFPIQNKDWQWSLGLTYAYNKNKIKKISNSLREQNEKNKADNGVAPLPIYEEGQSLTALKVVPSAGIDPVTGQEIFIKRDGTYTFVYDSNDKVIFGDTNPLGTGSITSYLTYKRFALSCSFLYSFGGSVYNETLATKVEGANPKYNADERVLNDRWKTPGTVAKYKRIDDTTTPYQTSRFVEKNNFLRMSSLSLSYEVPTTFIQKYGLKRMFLELLTNDLFYLSTAKRERGLNYPYDRSFEFSLRFSL, encoded by the coding sequence ATGCAGAAGATAAAATTCCTCCGACGCATAGTTTGTGTTCTCTTTTTGAACCTTTTATGCTTTGGTCCATTAAGTCTCCCCATCTCGGCACAAGAGTTGAATGGTGCAAAAGTGACTCTCTCAATGCGCGATGCTACCATAGAGGATTTCGCCAATGAGGTTGCAAAGCAGACAGGATTGAATGTAAAGTTTGCTGATGAAGGTGTGAAGGCACTTAAGGGTGTTACTCTTGATGTGCGTGATCAGTCAGTATCAAGTTTGTTACTGAACTTGGCAAACCAGTTCCCACTCTCTTATACCGTCGAGGGCAATACCTTGACACTTGCAAAGAAAGAAATAGCACAGCGCAAGGGTGGCGTTCGTGGTCAGGTTACTGATAATAATGGTGACCCTATCATCGGAGCTGTCATCCGTGTGGATGGCGTGAATGGTGGATATGTGACCGATATTAATGGTGAATATGAAATTCAGACTGACCTTAAAGAGGTGCACATGAATGTATCATATATTGGTTATAAAACTGTTACAAAGACTGTAAAGAATGGTGCAACAGCTAATATCACGCTGCATGAAGACTCTAAGGAGATGCAGGAAGTGGTTGTGACGGGTTATCAGACCAAGAACAAGAACTCGTTTACGGGTTCTCAGGTGGCTGTAAGTCGTGACCAATTGATGAACGTCGGTACGAAGAATGTTTTGCAGAGTATTGCAAGTTTCGTTCCTGGTATGGTCATTGCTGATGATAACCTCAAAGGTTCTGACCCTAATAAGGTGGCAGAACTCAATATCCGCGGTCGTGCAACCTTCGAAGGACAAGCGAATACACCTGTCTATGTTGTAGATGGTGCGCAGGTTTCTGCTGAGTATGTTGCCGATATGGACATGAATGATATCGAGACAGTTACCGTATTGAAGGATGCTTCTGCATCTGCTCTTTATGGTGCAAAGGCCTCTGCTGGTGTTATTGTTATTACAACAAAGACCTTGAAGGGTGGTAAGTTGAAGTTGAACTATAGCGGAACAGTTCGTTTGTCAACACCTGACCTCTCCGATTATAACTTGCTGAACGCACGTCAAAAATTGGAGTATGAGCGTCTTGCTGGTTTGTTTACAGATACAAGTCCTTCAACACAATACACACTGGACAAAGATTATGCACGTATATATAATGATATTCAGAGAGGTGTAGAAACTGACTGGCTGTCTAAGCCACTGCGTAATGCCATCTCTCAGTCACACAGTTTGAGCGTTGATGGTGGTGATGACCGTGCAAAGTATAACCTCGGTATTCGTTATGGTAAGGATGCTGGTGTTATGAAGGGTTCTGATCGTACTCGTCTTTCAACCAATTTCCGCCTCTCTTACAATATTGCAGGTAAGTTCTTCGTGTCAAACAGTTCGACACTCTCATCTGTAACGAGCAACGTGTCACCATATGGTGATTTTTCAGATTGGGTGAAGATGAATCCTTATGAGAATCCATACAATACTGATGGAGTGTTGCGTTCTTCACTCTATCATGACTTGGCGAACCCATTGTATGATGCTTCGCTGGGTAGTTATAGTAAGACAAATAACTTTGACTTCCTCAATACGACCAATATTCAGTTGTGGTTTGGTGAGAAGATACGTTTGGATGGGGACTTTACGGTTGATCGTAGCAAGCAGGATAGACGTTCTTTCACATCTCCTTTTGCTTACAGTGAGATTCGTAATAAGTCTGCTGATCAGCGTGGTTCATTGTCAGATAACTGGGTAAATACCACAACATTGCAGGGTAAAGCAATGTTATCATACAATAACTACTTCTTTAAGAAGCTCTTCCTTACTGCAATGGGAGGTGGAAGTATAGAGTCAACGTCATCAGATGCAGCTACTTATACTTCAATAGGTTTCTATTCTGATAAGCTCGGACACCCATCTTTCGCTACAGCATACGCTGCAACGCGTCCAAGTGGTTCTGATACGCAGACAAGAGGTGTAGGTTTCTTTGTTAATGCCAATACAATTTGGGATAACAAGTACTTCCTCGACCTTATCTATCGTTATGAGGGTTCATCTCGTTTCGGTAAGAATCAGCGCTTTGCTCCATTCTGGAGTGTCGGTGGTGGATGGAATATTCATAACGAGAAGTTTATGAAGGGCTCACCAGTTTCGCTTTTGAAGCTTCGTGCCAGTGTTGGTTACTTAGGTAATATCAACTTTAACCCATATCAGGCATTAACTACCTATAGCTATAACAGTTCTTACTTCTATGGTAAGGGTACTGGTGCTACGCCAATTACAATTGGTAACCCAGACTTGAAATGGGAGCGTACGTTGAGCACTAACATCGGTGTTGACTTCACTGCTTTCCGTGGTCGTGTAGATCTCTCGGCTGATTATTATATCAAGAATACTGATAATCTGCTCTTGGATATTACCAAGGCTCCATCAGTAGGTGTGACAACTTCACGTGAGAACATTGGTGAGGTACAGAACTCAGGTTTTGAACTTCGTCTGCGTACCTTCCCAATTCAAAATAAGGATTGGCAGTGGTCACTTGGTCTTACCTACGCTTATAACAAGAATAAGATTAAGAAGATCAGTAATTCTCTGCGTGAACAAAACGAGAAGAACAAGGCCGATAATGGTGTTGCACCACTTCCTATCTATGAAGAAGGTCAGTCTTTGACAGCCTTGAAGGTTGTTCCTTCTGCTGGTATTGACCCAGTAACAGGTCAGGAAATATTCATTAAGCGTGATGGTACATATACTTTCGTTTATGACTCAAATGATAAGGTAATCTTCGGAGATACGAATCCTTTAGGTACGGGTTCTATCACTTCATACCTTACTTATAAGCGATTTGCGTTGAGTTGTTCGTTCTTGTACTCTTTCGGAGGTTCAGTCTATAATGAGACTTTGGCAACAAAGGTAGAGGGAGCTAACCCTAAGTACAATGCTGATGAGCGTGTATTGAATGACAGATGGAAGACGCCTGGAACTGTAGCAAAGTATAAGCGTATCGACGATACAACTACTCCATATCAGACATCACGTTTCGTTGAGAAGAACAACTTCCTGCGTATGAGCAGTCTTTCGCTCTCTTATGAGGTTCCTACAACCTTTATCCAGAAGTATGGACTGAAGCGTATGTTCTTGGAACTTCTTACCAATGACCTCTTCTACCTGTCAACAGCGAAGAGAGAGCGTGGTCTGAACTACCCATACGACAGAAGCTTTGAATTCTCATTACGATTCTCACTCTAA